A genome region from Mammaliicoccus sp. Marseille-Q6498 includes the following:
- a CDS encoding ABC transporter permease subunit (The N-terminal region of this protein, as described by TIGR01726, is a three transmembrane segment that identifies a subfamily of ABC transporter permease subunits, which specificities that include histidine, arginine, glutamine, glutamate, L-cystine (sic), the opines (in Agrobacterium) octopine and nopaline, etc.): MKRNFILKIVLTVICLSIAIPYIVPSQAHAAETDQWDKAKERGELRVGLSADYAPYEFEHTKDGKREYAGIDIELAKKIAKDNNIKLKIVNMQFDSLLGALKTGKIDMIISGMAPTPERKKEVDFSDDYMEVNQRMIIQKKDKDKLKTIDDFKGKMVGVQKQTTQEELAKSEMPDSQLSALTRVPEVIMSLNSGKVDGMIIEGPVADAYLEKNPNLTYSDIKFGDADKTTAIALPKNSPKLMERVNKSVKDVKDHNLIKDYKDKAAEAMFDDGSFFSKYGSYFLHGVGYTILLSFLGVVAGAIIGCFLALMKLSNSKIFKSIASVYIEFIRGTPLLVQVFLVYFGTTAVLGLDLSALVCGIIALIINCSAYIAEIIRAGINAVDNGQMEAARSLGLNKTQAMKKVIMPQAIKNILPALGNEFVTVIKESSIVSVIGVSELMFNAQVVQGASFDPFTPLLVAAVLYFVLTFTLSRVMYYAERRYSVSD; encoded by the coding sequence TTGAAAAGAAATTTTATATTAAAAATAGTACTCACTGTTATTTGCCTTTCAATAGCAATTCCGTACATTGTACCAAGTCAAGCACATGCAGCCGAGACTGATCAGTGGGATAAAGCTAAAGAACGTGGTGAGTTACGCGTAGGTTTATCGGCAGATTACGCCCCGTATGAATTTGAGCATACGAAAGATGGTAAAAGAGAATATGCAGGTATAGATATCGAACTTGCGAAAAAAATTGCTAAAGATAATAACATCAAACTCAAAATTGTGAATATGCAATTTGATAGTTTATTAGGTGCTTTAAAAACTGGAAAAATTGACATGATTATTTCTGGTATGGCGCCAACTCCTGAAAGAAAGAAAGAAGTAGACTTTTCAGATGATTACATGGAAGTTAATCAAAGGATGATTATCCAAAAGAAAGATAAGGATAAATTAAAAACAATTGATGACTTCAAAGGCAAAATGGTTGGTGTACAAAAACAAACGACTCAAGAAGAGTTAGCTAAATCAGAAATGCCAGATTCACAATTAAGTGCTTTAACGAGAGTTCCAGAAGTGATTATGTCACTTAACTCAGGAAAAGTTGATGGCATGATTATTGAAGGACCAGTTGCGGATGCTTATTTAGAAAAAAATCCGAACTTGACTTACTCAGATATAAAATTTGGTGACGCAGATAAAACAACTGCTATAGCATTACCTAAAAACTCACCTAAATTAATGGAAAGAGTAAATAAAAGTGTTAAAGATGTGAAAGATCATAATCTTATAAAAGATTATAAAGATAAAGCGGCCGAAGCTATGTTTGATGATGGCTCATTCTTTAGTAAATATGGCTCATATTTCTTACATGGTGTTGGGTACACAATATTATTATCTTTCTTAGGCGTAGTTGCTGGAGCGATTATCGGATGTTTCCTTGCTCTTATGAAATTAAGTAATAGTAAGATATTCAAATCCATTGCTTCAGTGTATATAGAGTTTATAAGAGGTACACCTTTACTTGTACAAGTATTTTTAGTTTATTTTGGTACAACGGCTGTACTTGGACTTGATTTATCAGCGCTCGTTTGCGGTATTATCGCATTGATTATTAACTGTAGTGCATATATTGCTGAAATTATTAGAGCAGGTATTAATGCAGTGGATAATGGGCAAATGGAAGCAGCTAGATCTTTAGGTTTAAATAAAACACAAGCAATGAAAAAAGTTATCATGCCTCAAGCCATTAAAAATATATTACCGGCATTAGGTAATGAGTTTGTAACAGTAATCAAAGAATCATCAATCGTATCAGTAATTGGTGTTAGCGAACTAATGTTTAATGCCCAAGTAGTACAAGGTGCATCTTTTGATCCATTTACACCATTGTTAGTGGCTGCAGTACTTTACTTTGTATTAACGTTCACGTTATCTAGAGTGATGTACTATGCTGAAAGGAGGTACAGTGTCAGTGATTAA
- a CDS encoding amino acid ABC transporter ATP-binding protein, with protein sequence MIKVNDLHKSFGKNEVLKGINLHVKKGEVVAIIGPSGSGKSTLLRCLNLLEEPTSGQIVFENNDLTNTKGAKLDQLRQKMGMVFQGFNLFPHKKVIENVTLTPLTLKKGSKSDLEEQAKQLLQKVGLEDKADVYPSKLSGGQKQRVAIARALAMNPDVILFDEPTSALDPEVVGEVLAVMKDLAKEGMTMVVVTHEMGFAKNVGDHVIFMDEGIVQEEGTPEQIFDNPQNSRTKQFLSKVL encoded by the coding sequence GTGATTAAAGTTAACGACTTACACAAATCATTCGGTAAAAATGAAGTATTAAAAGGTATCAATTTACATGTAAAAAAAGGCGAAGTAGTTGCGATTATAGGCCCCTCAGGTAGTGGTAAGAGTACATTACTTAGATGTTTAAACTTATTAGAGGAACCTACATCTGGACAAATCGTTTTTGAAAATAATGATTTAACCAATACTAAAGGGGCTAAACTTGATCAACTAAGACAGAAAATGGGCATGGTATTCCAAGGTTTTAATCTATTTCCTCATAAAAAAGTAATAGAAAACGTAACCTTAACACCATTAACATTAAAAAAAGGTAGTAAATCTGATTTAGAAGAACAAGCAAAACAATTACTCCAAAAAGTTGGTTTAGAAGATAAAGCAGATGTTTATCCTTCAAAGCTTTCTGGCGGACAAAAGCAACGTGTAGCAATAGCAAGAGCACTAGCTATGAACCCAGATGTCATTTTATTTGATGAACCGACTTCAGCACTTGACCCCGAAGTTGTGGGTGAAGTATTAGCTGTTATGAAAGATTTAGCAAAAGAAGGTATGACCATGGTAGTCGTAACTCATGAAATGGGATTTGCGAAGAATGTAGGAGATCATGTCATATTTATGGATGAAGGAATTGTGCAAGAAGAAGGTACGCCAGAACAAATTTTTGATAATCCACAAAATAGCAGAACGAAACAATTTTTATCTAAAGTATTGTAA
- the argC gene encoding N-acetyl-gamma-glutamyl-phosphate reductase, translated as MLEVGIVGGSGYGAVELIRLLNQHKKVNIKYVFSHSKSGEDIKATYPHLQNNIKPAFSSLDVDNVDCDLIFFATPSNVSKHFIPKLIEKDIKVIDLSGDFRLKDPKVYEAFYGEAPAEQTFLDEANYSLAEWSTVDQNSTKVIANPGCFPTATLLSLHPLLVNKLIKDDSIIIDAKTGVSGAGRSLSQNVHFGEMNENLSAYKLGLHKHLPEIEQYLSHLSDSNVKVTFTPHLIPMTRGILTTIYVDLNDELTAEDLQKIYVDTYKDKPFVRVRELGEYPKTKEVLGSNFCDIGIYVDESRNKAIIVSVIDNLVKGASGQAIQNLNILYGFNESEGLDLLPVYP; from the coding sequence ATGTTAGAAGTAGGTATTGTTGGCGGAAGCGGATACGGAGCAGTAGAGCTGATAAGATTATTAAACCAACATAAAAAAGTGAATATCAAATATGTGTTTTCACACTCGAAATCCGGAGAAGACATAAAAGCAACATACCCACATTTACAAAATAATATTAAACCCGCATTTTCATCGTTAGATGTAGATAATGTAGATTGTGATTTAATATTTTTCGCAACACCATCAAATGTGAGTAAGCATTTTATACCAAAATTAATAGAAAAAGATATAAAAGTAATTGATTTATCAGGTGATTTTAGGTTGAAAGACCCTAAAGTGTACGAAGCATTTTATGGTGAAGCACCAGCTGAACAAACCTTTTTAGATGAAGCAAATTACAGTTTAGCGGAATGGTCTACAGTAGACCAAAATTCAACTAAAGTAATTGCAAATCCAGGCTGTTTTCCTACAGCTACCTTATTATCATTACATCCTTTATTAGTAAATAAGCTAATAAAGGATGATTCAATTATTATTGATGCCAAGACTGGCGTTTCAGGTGCAGGAAGAAGTTTAAGCCAAAATGTTCATTTTGGTGAAATGAATGAAAATTTATCTGCTTATAAATTAGGTTTACATAAACACTTACCAGAAATTGAGCAGTATTTAAGTCATTTATCTGATTCAAATGTGAAAGTTACTTTCACACCACATTTAATACCTATGACAAGAGGGATTCTTACAACAATTTACGTCGATTTGAACGATGAATTAACAGCAGAAGATTTGCAAAAAATCTATGTTGATACGTATAAAGATAAACCTTTTGTACGTGTACGTGAACTTGGTGAATATCCGAAAACAAAAGAAGTATTAGGTAGTAATTTCTGTGACATAGGTATTTACGTTGATGAAAGTAGAAATAAAGCAATTATCGTTTCAGTAATAGATAACCTTGTAAAAGGTGCAAGTGGTCAAGCGATTCAAAATTTAAATATATTATATGGTTTTAATGAATCTGAAGGTTTAGATTTATTACCAGTATACCCTTAA
- the argJ gene encoding bifunctional glutamate N-acetyltransferase/amino-acid acetyltransferase ArgJ, with amino-acid sequence MIEETKQINSSEFTILKDGDVSSPKGFIANGLHVGLRRAKKDFGWLYSSTPANSVAVYTQNNFIAAPLKVTKESINVEKKLSAVVINSAIANSCTGDKGLEDAFQTRKWVSERLQLPEHQVAVASTGIIGEFLPMDKIKFGVDHIHTTENSNSEDFNESILTTDKESKHIAVQVEIDDQVITIGGTCKGSGMIHPNMATMLGFMTTDADVDSEDLDKLLKTSVDETFNMITVDGDTSTNDMVLFMANGESSNQKLSQNHPEWHKFAEAVQYVSQHLAQSIARDGEGATKLIKVTVSGGETKQITNKIAKTIVGSSLVKTAIHGADPNFGRIVTAIGYADDSIYPENVEAWLCGHLIIKNGMPVSFDELDMKARMEQDEIEIEAKVGDSEFKSTAFGCDLSYEYVQINALYRT; translated from the coding sequence ATGATAGAAGAAACTAAGCAAATAAACAGCTCTGAATTTACGATACTAAAAGACGGTGATGTTTCATCTCCGAAAGGCTTTATAGCAAATGGACTACATGTAGGATTAAGACGAGCGAAAAAAGATTTTGGTTGGTTATATTCATCAACTCCCGCTAATTCTGTAGCAGTATATACACAAAATAATTTTATAGCTGCACCATTAAAGGTTACGAAAGAAAGCATAAATGTTGAAAAGAAACTTTCAGCAGTTGTAATCAACTCAGCTATAGCTAATTCTTGTACAGGTGATAAAGGTTTAGAAGATGCATTTCAAACGAGAAAATGGGTTTCTGAAAGATTACAATTGCCTGAGCATCAAGTAGCAGTAGCTTCAACTGGAATCATTGGCGAATTTTTACCAATGGATAAAATTAAATTTGGTGTTGATCATATTCATACGACAGAAAATTCAAATTCTGAAGACTTTAATGAATCTATTTTAACTACAGATAAAGAATCTAAGCATATTGCAGTTCAAGTGGAAATTGATGATCAAGTTATAACAATTGGTGGTACATGTAAAGGATCAGGAATGATTCATCCAAACATGGCAACGATGTTAGGATTCATGACGACTGATGCAGATGTTGATTCAGAGGATTTAGATAAACTGTTAAAAACATCTGTAGACGAGACATTCAATATGATTACTGTCGATGGTGATACAAGTACAAATGATATGGTTCTCTTTATGGCAAATGGTGAGAGTTCAAATCAAAAATTGTCTCAAAATCATCCAGAGTGGCATAAATTTGCTGAAGCAGTACAATATGTGAGCCAACATTTAGCTCAAAGTATTGCAAGAGATGGCGAAGGTGCAACTAAATTAATCAAAGTTACTGTATCAGGTGGAGAAACTAAACAAATTACGAATAAAATTGCTAAGACAATTGTTGGTTCAAGTTTAGTTAAAACAGCCATTCATGGCGCAGATCCTAATTTTGGTAGAATTGTAACAGCTATTGGATATGCAGATGATTCCATTTATCCTGAAAATGTAGAAGCTTGGCTATGTGGTCATTTAATTATTAAAAATGGCATGCCAGTTTCATTTGACGAGCTAGATATGAAAGCTAGAATGGAACAAGATGAAATTGAAATTGAAGCTAAAGTAGGAGATTCAGAATTTAAATCAACAGCTTTTGGTTGTGATTTATCGTATGAATATGTACAAATTAACGCACTATATAGAACATAA
- the argB gene encoding acetylglutamate kinase: protein MKYAVIKIGGSILNDLSQTIVEDILDLRKNNYIPIIVHGGGPFINKQLDKIGVESNFVDGLRVTDSEVLQQTANTLIGEVNPRIVHQVNQQEPVAIGINGMDLNLFDISPLDKKYGFVAECQAVNKKSLEMLCQNFIPVIAPIGMDRQNNQQYNINADSLAYKVASEMNADLFLISDIPGVLIKNEVQPNLNVQEIYEYIETSEIYGGMIPKVTGAISAIKEGCTSVKIIPGSTEHALLNSSNSEMVGTTITS from the coding sequence ATGAAGTATGCTGTTATAAAAATAGGCGGAAGTATACTCAATGATCTTAGTCAAACCATTGTTGAAGATATCCTTGATTTAAGAAAAAATAATTATATCCCTATTATTGTTCATGGTGGCGGACCATTTATTAACAAGCAATTGGATAAAATTGGTGTAGAAAGCAATTTTGTAGACGGTTTACGTGTGACAGATTCTGAAGTGTTACAACAAACTGCGAATACTTTAATAGGTGAAGTCAATCCAAGAATTGTGCATCAAGTCAATCAACAAGAGCCAGTTGCTATTGGAATAAATGGAATGGATTTAAATTTATTCGATATTAGCCCACTTGATAAAAAATATGGTTTTGTAGCTGAATGCCAAGCCGTGAATAAAAAATCATTAGAGATGTTATGTCAAAATTTCATACCGGTCATTGCACCAATTGGTATGGATAGACAAAATAATCAACAATACAATATAAATGCGGACAGTTTAGCATATAAAGTCGCAAGTGAGATGAACGCTGATTTATTTTTAATTAGTGATATTCCTGGCGTGTTAATAAAAAATGAAGTACAACCTAACTTAAATGTACAAGAAATTTATGAATATATCGAAACATCAGAAATTTATGGCGGTATGATTCCTAAAGTAACTGGAGCAATATCAGCAATTAAAGAAGGATGTACAAGTGTAAAAATTATTCCTGGATCAACTGAGCATGCATTATTAAATAGTTCAAATTCAGAAATGGTTGGAACGACGATAACTTCATAA
- the queG gene encoding tRNA epoxyqueuosine(34) reductase QueG — protein MNLDQLKQEVIEYAHSIGIDSIGFTTADPFDELKQKLEDYHDKGYASGFEESDIALRTVPKLSLPSARSIIAIAVGYPNKLKNAPKSVKGDRRGMFARASWGQDYHTIMRNRLDKLALFLQEKVPDVEVKSMVDTGVLSDRSVAERAGLGFAGKNGFVINEDLGTWTYLGEMLVSIPFKPDDPVLDSCGDCNICVDRCPTGALVGNGQLNSQKCISFLTQTKGYLKDEYRYKIGNRLYGCDTCQQVCPRNKGINTEHDDIVLEPEILKPRLVPLLKMSNKEFKNTYGHLAGAWRGKKPIQRNAIVALAHFNEESAIPDLKDVALTDPRPMIRGTAYWAIGQIQGEDARTFIMSHYEHEIEEVQEEMIKGLETRRQ, from the coding sequence TTGAATTTAGATCAATTGAAGCAAGAAGTAATAGAATATGCACATTCAATAGGTATAGACAGTATAGGTTTTACGACTGCAGATCCTTTTGATGAATTAAAGCAAAAGCTTGAAGATTACCATGACAAAGGTTATGCGTCGGGTTTTGAGGAAAGTGATATTGCTTTAAGAACAGTTCCAAAATTATCTTTACCTTCAGCAAGGTCCATTATCGCGATTGCTGTTGGTTATCCTAATAAATTAAAAAATGCTCCGAAAAGTGTGAAGGGCGATAGACGTGGTATGTTTGCTAGAGCTTCTTGGGGACAAGATTATCATACGATCATGAGAAATCGTTTAGATAAACTCGCTTTATTTTTACAAGAAAAAGTGCCAGATGTTGAAGTGAAATCTATGGTGGACACAGGTGTGTTATCGGATCGTTCTGTAGCTGAAAGAGCTGGATTAGGCTTTGCGGGTAAAAATGGATTTGTTATAAATGAGGATTTAGGAACGTGGACTTATTTAGGTGAAATGTTGGTAAGTATACCATTTAAGCCTGATGATCCAGTGTTAGATAGTTGTGGAGATTGTAATATTTGTGTAGATAGATGTCCGACTGGTGCATTGGTTGGTAATGGTCAATTAAATAGTCAAAAATGTATTAGCTTTTTAACTCAAACTAAAGGATATTTAAAGGATGAATATCGTTATAAAATTGGTAATAGACTTTATGGTTGTGATACATGTCAGCAAGTTTGTCCTAGAAATAAAGGTATAAACACTGAGCATGATGATATTGTTTTGGAACCAGAAATTTTAAAACCGAGATTAGTTCCACTTCTTAAGATGTCGAATAAAGAGTTTAAAAATACTTACGGACATTTAGCAGGAGCTTGGAGAGGTAAAAAGCCTATTCAAAGAAACGCGATTGTTGCGTTGGCGCATTTCAATGAAGAAAGTGCGATTCCTGATTTGAAAGATGTTGCATTAACTGACCCTAGACCGATGATCAGAGGTACAGCTTACTGGGCAATTGGTCAAATTCAAGGTGAGGATGCAAGAACATTTATTATGTCACACTATGAACATGAAATAGAAGAAGTTCAAGAAGAAATGATTAAAGGTTTAGAAACGAGGAGACAATAA
- the trmL gene encoding tRNA (uridine(34)/cytosine(34)/5-carboxymethylaminomethyluridine(34)-2'-O)-methyltransferase TrmL, translating into MTNHVVLYQPEIPANTGNIARSCAATDTTLHLIRPLGFSTDDKMLRRAGLDYWKFVNIVYYDSIEEFFEKTQGGNYYLLTKFGTQPHTEFDYSNVEDDHYFIFGRETTGLPDWVKEKYKETALRIPMNDNVRALNLSNTAAILIYEALRQQNYPNLS; encoded by the coding sequence ATGACAAACCATGTTGTTTTATATCAACCAGAAATACCAGCTAATACTGGAAATATAGCACGTAGTTGTGCTGCAACGGATACAACACTGCATTTAATTAGACCACTAGGATTTAGTACGGATGATAAAATGCTTAGAAGAGCAGGATTAGATTATTGGAAATTTGTAAATATCGTGTATTACGACAGTATTGAAGAATTTTTTGAGAAGACTCAAGGCGGCAATTACTATTTATTAACTAAATTCGGTACACAACCACATACTGAATTTGATTATAGTAATGTAGAAGATGATCATTACTTTATTTTTGGTAGAGAAACAACTGGACTACCTGATTGGGTAAAAGAAAAATATAAAGAAACAGCATTAAGAATTCCTATGAATGACAACGTAAGAGCTTTAAATTTATCTAATACGGCTGCGATTTTAATTTATGAAGCATTAAGACAACAAAACTATCCTAATTTGTCATAA
- the nagA gene encoding N-acetylglucosamine-6-phosphate deacetylase, whose amino-acid sequence MEEYILSNAKIYTEEGKIENGFIEVSNGLIQDIQEGTYNGDKKVIDLHGQHLLPGFIDIHIHGGYGQDAMDATPETLNILSEKLLSEGTTSFLATTMTQSTEAVNKAIENVANYKPLNDLRAEILGIHLEGPFISEHKVGAQNPAFVARPSVEKFNDFQNKADGKIKIVTIAPEVEGAKETIKSLSNDVIFSAGHTVTDFDGIEEAVDNGLKHITHLYNAQTTFTHREPGVFGAALTDERLTTEVIVDGIHSAPTAVKLAYLAKGNKNFCIITDAMRAKGMTDGKYDLGGQDVYVKNNEARLETGSLAGSILLMNKGLKNLMDFTGITLEEAWRTTSLNQAIRLNVDDRIGSIKKGKQADLVVVDSELNVLTTIKKGYIKNND is encoded by the coding sequence ATGGAAGAATACATTTTATCAAATGCAAAGATTTATACAGAGGAAGGCAAGATTGAAAATGGATTTATTGAAGTTAGTAATGGTTTGATTCAAGATATTCAAGAGGGAACTTATAACGGTGATAAAAAAGTAATCGATTTACATGGTCAACACCTTTTACCAGGATTTATAGATATACATATTCATGGCGGATACGGACAAGATGCAATGGATGCAACTCCAGAAACGTTAAATATATTATCAGAAAAATTATTATCTGAAGGAACGACAAGCTTTTTAGCAACGACGATGACACAATCTACTGAAGCGGTTAATAAAGCGATAGAAAATGTTGCAAACTATAAACCTTTAAATGATTTGCGTGCAGAGATATTAGGTATCCATTTAGAAGGACCATTTATATCTGAACATAAAGTTGGTGCTCAAAATCCTGCATTCGTAGCAAGACCTTCAGTTGAAAAGTTTAATGATTTTCAAAATAAAGCTGATGGAAAAATAAAAATTGTCACAATTGCACCTGAAGTAGAAGGCGCTAAAGAAACAATTAAATCGTTAAGCAATGATGTTATATTTTCAGCAGGACATACAGTAACTGACTTTGATGGAATTGAAGAAGCGGTAGATAATGGTCTGAAACATATTACGCATTTATACAATGCACAAACTACATTTACGCATAGAGAACCAGGCGTATTTGGCGCTGCATTGACTGACGAAAGATTGACGACTGAAGTTATAGTAGATGGTATACATTCAGCCCCAACTGCCGTAAAGCTTGCTTATTTAGCAAAAGGTAATAAGAATTTTTGTATTATAACAGATGCGATGAGAGCAAAAGGTATGACAGATGGTAAGTATGATTTAGGTGGACAAGATGTATACGTTAAAAATAATGAAGCAAGATTAGAAACGGGTTCATTAGCTGGTAGTATTCTGTTAATGAATAAAGGTTTGAAAAATTTAATGGACTTTACAGGCATAACTTTAGAAGAAGCTTGGAGAACGACAAGTTTAAATCAAGCAATCCGTTTAAATGTGGATGATAGAATTGGTTCAATCAAAAAAGGTAAACAAGCTGATTTAGTTGTAGTTGATTCAGAATTAAATGTTTTAACTACTATTAAAAAAGGGTATATTAAAAATAATGATTAG
- a CDS encoding glucosamine-6-phosphate isomerase, with translation MALNFKVFETKENAASYAADVVRKQFNGDPTSVVGIHLDGETTTFFDNLVDEVKNYPVDFSQIHILDFDGKEDYYTQLGVPSKQVLKTDVGSDVNAFIKDKVNTDKKKNKLMLNVLTLTEDSRTGLDYNSAIDPAREVIVLATGKEKAKAITQLYEESAKGSVESAKLKQHRMVTVILDNEAAQGLPEDVRSYFSIQFS, from the coding sequence ATGGCTTTAAACTTTAAAGTATTTGAAACGAAAGAAAATGCTGCAAGTTACGCTGCGGATGTTGTGCGTAAACAATTCAACGGTGATCCTACTTCAGTAGTAGGTATACATTTAGATGGTGAGACGACTACATTTTTTGATAACTTAGTAGATGAAGTGAAGAACTATCCAGTAGATTTTAGTCAAATTCATATTTTAGATTTTGATGGAAAAGAAGACTACTATACTCAATTAGGCGTACCTAGTAAACAAGTGTTAAAAACGGATGTAGGTAGCGACGTTAACGCATTTATTAAAGATAAAGTAAATACAGATAAAAAGAAAAACAAATTAATGTTAAACGTATTAACTTTAACTGAAGATAGCAGAACTGGTTTAGATTATAATTCAGCTATTGACCCAGCAAGAGAGGTTATTGTTTTAGCGACAGGTAAAGAGAAAGCTAAAGCAATTACACAATTATACGAAGAATCTGCAAAAGGTTCAGTAGAATCAGCAAAATTAAAACAACATAGAATGGTTACAGTTATTTTAGATAACGAAGCTGCTCAAGGATTACCTGAAGATGTGAGATCTTATTTCTCAATTCAATTTTCATAA
- a CDS encoding SAS053 family protein has translation MDKNIEEENEMVQDLDDVKELGKEMEQISEQNDEEYEEKKEEQES, from the coding sequence TTGGATAAAAATATCGAAGAAGAAAATGAAATGGTTCAAGATCTAGACGATGTGAAAGAACTCGGTAAAGAAATGGAACAAATTTCAGAACAAAATGATGAAGAATATGAAGAAAAGAAAGAAGAACAAGAATCATAA
- the fumC gene encoding class II fumarate hydratase — protein MSYRIEHDTFGEIKVPSDKYWKAQTQRSKQNFPVGKEQMPIEVIYGFAHLKRAAAIANHELGKLSDDRKDAIVYATDEILKGNLDEHFPLVVWQTGSGTQSNMNVNEVVSYVANEYLQNKGSEENVHPNDHVNMSQSSNDTYPTAMHVALYHEIESKLLPALSTLRDTFKTKEESFKDIIKIGRTHLQDATPLTLGQEVSGWRYMLDKCESLLNESKGQLLNLAIGGTAVGTGINAHPDFGDKVAKQISKQLGYSFVSSENKFHALTAHDEVVYVHGALKALASDLMKIANDVRWLASGPRAGLAEISIPENEPGSSIMPGKVNPTQCEMLTMVSVQVMGNDTAVGIAASQGNFELNVYKPVILYNTLQSIYLLADGMKTFNDNCAVGIEPIEDNIDKYLNQSLMLVTALNPHIGYENAAAIAKNAHKNGLTLKESAIQSGHLTEEQFDEWIKPEDMISSKK, from the coding sequence ATGAGTTACAGAATTGAGCATGATACATTTGGTGAAATTAAAGTACCAAGTGATAAGTATTGGAAAGCACAAACACAAAGAAGTAAACAGAATTTCCCAGTTGGTAAAGAACAAATGCCTATTGAAGTTATATATGGATTTGCACATTTAAAAAGAGCTGCTGCAATTGCTAACCATGAACTTGGTAAATTATCTGATGACAGAAAAGATGCAATTGTATATGCAACAGACGAAATTTTAAAAGGGAATTTAGATGAACATTTCCCATTAGTCGTTTGGCAAACAGGTAGTGGTACTCAAAGTAACATGAATGTGAATGAAGTTGTGAGCTATGTTGCAAATGAATATTTACAAAATAAAGGTTCAGAGGAAAATGTTCACCCTAATGATCACGTGAATATGTCTCAAAGTTCAAATGATACTTATCCTACTGCAATGCATGTTGCGTTATATCATGAAATTGAATCTAAACTATTACCAGCATTAAGTACTTTAAGAGATACTTTTAAAACAAAAGAAGAATCATTTAAAGATATTATTAAAATAGGTAGAACACATTTACAAGATGCGACACCATTAACTTTAGGTCAAGAAGTAAGTGGATGGAGATACATGTTAGATAAATGTGAATCATTATTAAATGAATCAAAAGGACAATTATTAAATTTAGCAATCGGTGGTACTGCAGTTGGTACTGGAATTAATGCGCACCCTGATTTTGGTGACAAAGTCGCTAAACAAATTAGTAAACAACTAGGCTATTCATTTGTTTCATCTGAAAATAAATTCCACGCATTAACAGCACATGATGAAGTTGTTTATGTACATGGTGCACTTAAAGCTTTAGCAAGTGATTTAATGAAGATTGCAAATGATGTGAGATGGTTAGCATCTGGTCCTAGAGCAGGATTAGCAGAAATTTCAATTCCAGAAAACGAACCTGGATCATCTATTATGCCAGGTAAAGTTAATCCAACACAATGTGAAATGTTAACTATGGTTTCTGTCCAAGTTATGGGTAATGATACAGCTGTAGGAATCGCTGCATCTCAAGGTAACTTTGAATTAAACGTATACAAACCTGTTATTCTATATAACACATTACAATCTATTTATTTATTAGCAGATGGTATGAAAACATTCAATGACAATTGTGCAGTAGGTATTGAACCAATTGAAGACAATATTGATAAATACTTAAATCAATCATTAATGTTAGTTACAGCTTTAAATCCACATATTGGGTATGAAAATGCAGCAGCAATTGCTAAAAATGCACATAAAAATGGCTTAACATTAAAAGAATCAGCAATTCAATCTGGTCATTTAACTGAAGAACAGTTTGATGAATGGATTAAACCAGAAGATATGATAAGTTCAAAAAAATAG